ATGAACTTGAATTAATGAATAAATTAAAAGATAGTTTAGCTGATAAAAAAGTTATTATTAAAAAACAATTAGGTGCTAATGGAGCATTATTTGGTGGAGTTACAAAAGATGAAATTTCACACGCTATTAAAGAGCAATTTAACCTTGAACTTGATAAAAAAAGTATTCAAGATTATGCTATTAAAGCAGAAGGTGAGTATAAAGTGAGTGCAAAATTAGGTCATGGCATTGTTGCTGAATTTGTAGTAGTGGTAAAAGGTGCTTAATGTTTCACGCTACTACGATTTTAGCTTATAAAGGAAAAGATGCTTCAGTAATTGGTGGTGACGGGCAAGTTACTTTTGGAAATACGGTTTTAAAGGGTAATGCAGTAAAACTTAGAAAGCTTTATGAAGGAAAAGTATTAGCAGGTTTTGCAGGAAGCACTGCTGATGCTTTTACTTTATTTGATATGTTTGAAAAAATGCTTGAGAGTAAAAAAGGAGATTTAGAAAGAGCTGTTATTGAGTTTTCAAAAGAGTGGAGAAAAGATAAATACTTAAGAAAACTTGAAGCTATGATGATAGTTTTAAACAGAAAACAAATCTTTTTATTAAGCGGGACAGGCGATGTAGTTGTGCCACAAGATGAGTGCATTTGTGCTATTGGAAGTGGTGGAGCATACGCACTTAGTGCTGCAAGAGCATTGCATAATCATGCGAATTTAGATGAATTAACTTTAGTTAAAGAAAGTCTTAAAATTGCAGGAGAGATTTGTATTTATACAAACACAAATATAACTACTTATGAATTAAGGGATTAAGAATGCAGATGTTACCTAAAGAAATTGTTGAATTTTTAGATGAATATGTAATAGGTCAAGAAAAAGCTAAAAAGGTAATTGCTATTGCTTTAAGAAATAGATATAGAAGATTAAAGCTTGAAGAAAGTATGCAAGATGATGTTGTTCCTAAAAATATTTTAATGATAGGAAGCACAGGTGTGGGTAAAACAGAAATTGCAAGAAGAATTGCTAAATTAATGGGCTTACCTTTTATTAAAGTAGAAGCTAGTAAATATACTGAAGTTGGTTTTGTTGGTCGTGATGTAGAAAGTATGGTAAGAGATTTAGCTAATGCGGCTTTAACTTTAGTAAAAAATGAACATTTAGAAAAAAACAAATCAAGATTAGCCGAACTAATAGAAAATAAAATTTTAGAAAAATTATTACCGCCATTACCAAAAGGTGTTAGTGAAGAAAAACAAGCAGAGTATGAAACTAGCTTAGAAAAGATGAAAGAGCGTCTAAGAAATAAAGAATTTGAAGATAAGGTTATAGAAATTTATGTAACCCAACGCTCACTTGAGACAAATCCAAATCTACCACCAGAACTTGCAAGTATGCAAGAGATGGTAAAAGTGATTGGTATTGCTGATAAAAAAGTAAAAAAAGAGTTAAAAATTAAAGACGCTAGAAAAGTTTTAGAAACTGAATTAACAGATAGTGTTTTAGATAATGAAAGTATTAAAGATGAAGCCTTAAAAAGAGTTCAAAATGAAGGAATAATCTTTATTGACGAGATAGATAAAGTTGCGGTAAGCTCGGGTAATTCAAGTAGACAAGACCCTAGCAAAGAAGGTGTTCAAAGAGATTTGTTACCTATCGTAGAAGGTAGTGTAGTAAATACTAAATTAGGTAATGTAAAAACTGATCATATATTATTTATTGCAGCAGGTGCATTTCATTTAAGTAAGCCAAGTGATTTAATCCCTGAATTACAAGGTAGATTTCCACTAAGAGTTGAGCTTGATAGCTTGGGTGCTGATGAATTGTATGAGATTTTAACAAGACCTAAAAACTCACTTTTAAAACAATATAAAGCACTTTTAGAAACTGAAGGAGTTAATTTAGTGTTTGAAGATGATGCTATTAAAAAAATTGCAAAAATAGCAGCACAAGCAAATGAAAGTATGGAAGATATAGGTGCTAGACGCTTACATACTGTTATTGAAAAATTAGTAGAAGATATTTCTTATGAGTGTGATAAATACAAAGATAAAGATTGTGTAATAGATACAAAATTAGTTGATGATAAATTAGGCTCTATTATAGAAAA
This genomic interval from Campylobacter sp. MG1 contains the following:
- the hslV gene encoding ATP-dependent protease subunit HslV, with the protein product MFHATTILAYKGKDASVIGGDGQVTFGNTVLKGNAVKLRKLYEGKVLAGFAGSTADAFTLFDMFEKMLESKKGDLERAVIEFSKEWRKDKYLRKLEAMMIVLNRKQIFLLSGTGDVVVPQDECICAIGSGGAYALSAARALHNHANLDELTLVKESLKIAGEICIYTNTNITTYELRD
- the rplI gene encoding 50S ribosomal protein L9; translated protein: MKVLLIKDVKGLGKAGEVKEVKDGYGQNFLIGKGFAKVASTEVLRKHASDLKKKEEQDRYELELMNKLKDSLADKKVIIKKQLGANGALFGGVTKDEISHAIKEQFNLELDKKSIQDYAIKAEGEYKVSAKLGHGIVAEFVVVVKGA
- the hslU gene encoding HslU--HslV peptidase ATPase subunit, with protein sequence MQMLPKEIVEFLDEYVIGQEKAKKVIAIALRNRYRRLKLEESMQDDVVPKNILMIGSTGVGKTEIARRIAKLMGLPFIKVEASKYTEVGFVGRDVESMVRDLANAALTLVKNEHLEKNKSRLAELIENKILEKLLPPLPKGVSEEKQAEYETSLEKMKERLRNKEFEDKVIEIYVTQRSLETNPNLPPELASMQEMVKVIGIADKKVKKELKIKDARKVLETELTDSVLDNESIKDEALKRVQNEGIIFIDEIDKVAVSSGNSSRQDPSKEGVQRDLLPIVEGSVVNTKLGNVKTDHILFIAAGAFHLSKPSDLIPELQGRFPLRVELDSLGADELYEILTRPKNSLLKQYKALLETEGVNLVFEDDAIKKIAKIAAQANESMEDIGARRLHTVIEKLVEDISYECDKYKDKDCVIDTKLVDDKLGSIIENQDIARYIL